The Dehalococcoidales bacterium genome has a segment encoding these proteins:
- a CDS encoding ParA family protein: MKTISVINYKGGVGKTTIVANLVSELAFRGKKVLAIDLDPQSDLTPFLVPSAS, from the coding sequence ATGAAAACAATATCGGTCATCAATTATAAAGGTGGTGTAGGTAAAACCACGATTGTAGCTAATTTGGTCTCTGAATTGGCTTTTAGGGGGAAGAAAGTATTAGCTATAGATTTGGATCCTCAATCTGACCTTACCCCATTCTTAGTGCCATCTGCATCTTAG
- a CDS encoding universal stress protein has protein sequence MYHRILIPLDGSKLAEQVFPAVLELAGPLNSEIIIMGACEANAKEEGETCALYLKDASRVLDSRLAGSTATLKTEVLYGKPSEEILRYAQDEKIDIIFMTSHGRSGIMPWSLGSTVDKVFKRTSVPLVVVKAREKVDKNSPSVYSRILITLDGSDKSIAVLPYIRELAKIVDCEVFPIRVVEAGRHVRTIGGLDYIRYVERDMSSTKDAVIKSLEEVCSDLAQTKAKVHCEVKTGEPAKEILGYADDIDCTLIAMTSHGHHGMETWALGSVASKVVAVAKQSVLLVPSFIRKPE, from the coding sequence ATGTATCATAGAATTTTAATCCCCCTCGACGGTTCCAAACTGGCGGAACAGGTCTTCCCGGCGGTGCTGGAGCTGGCGGGACCGCTCAACTCCGAGATAATTATCATGGGGGCCTGCGAAGCCAACGCCAAAGAAGAAGGCGAGACCTGCGCGCTTTACCTCAAGGACGCTTCACGGGTGCTGGACAGCCGGCTGGCCGGCTCCACGGCGACGCTGAAAACGGAGGTGCTTTACGGCAAACCGTCAGAGGAGATATTACGCTACGCGCAGGACGAGAAAATAGATATTATCTTTATGACATCTCACGGGCGCTCCGGCATCATGCCGTGGTCGCTGGGGAGCACGGTGGACAAGGTATTCAAGAGGACCAGCGTGCCGCTGGTGGTGGTGAAAGCCAGGGAGAAGGTGGATAAAAACAGCCCGAGCGTGTACAGCCGGATACTGATAACGCTGGACGGCTCCGATAAGAGCATCGCCGTACTGCCCTACATCCGGGAGCTGGCGAAAATAGTGGACTGCGAGGTGTTCCCCATCCGGGTGGTGGAGGCGGGGAGGCACGTAAGGACCATCGGCGGGCTGGACTATATACGGTACGTGGAGCGGGACATGAGCTCGACCAAAGACGCGGTAATAAAATCGCTGGAAGAAGTGTGCAGCGACCTGGCGCAGACTAAAGCCAAAGTACATTGTGAAGTAAAAACCGGCGAGCCGGCCAAGGAAATACTCGGCTACGCCGATGATATAGACTGCACGCTGATAGCCATGACCAGCCACGGACACCACGGCATGGAGACGTGGGCGCTGGGGAGCGTGGCTTCTAAAGTGGTAGCCGTAGCCAAGCAATCCGTGCTGCTGGTGCCGTCATTCATCAGGAAGCCGGAATAG
- a CDS encoding ArsB/NhaD family transporter: protein METLSQILVVIFFVVMFVIITIGKIHRYIPALVGAALTLLVLLFVLQSSQACFDVLNLSEIFKPIFWIPGHEHLESHGVNWQTLIFIAGMMIMVEGLAKVGFFRWMCLVVAKVVHYKVVPILVTFTVLAGFLSMFIDSITVMLFLATVTIEISRMLKFDPVPVIISEIFASNIGGSATMSGDPPNIIIGTSLGYTFTDFIANTGIIALAGMAVCLIFIFFSFRKTLNASYAKNNGSEAPKYPEPREAITNRGLFLLHTGIFLVVIVLLITHAQTGISVALIGVIAAALTLAAVNRETPHIMKNVDWRTLLFFIGLFICVGGLEETGALNLLANFIGKVCGGNLTAAISIILWLSAIASSLVDNIPFAATMVPVISQLAQTQGMNLHPIAWALALGTDIGGNGTPIGASANVVGTAISEREGYPISWGKYLRYGIPLMILVIGLCNLLLLWKY, encoded by the coding sequence ATGGAAACTTTAAGCCAGATACTTGTTGTTATATTTTTCGTGGTGATGTTTGTCATCATAACGATAGGCAAAATTCACCGCTACATACCGGCGCTGGTCGGGGCCGCCCTGACGCTGCTGGTGCTGCTTTTTGTCCTGCAAAGCAGCCAGGCCTGCTTCGACGTGCTCAACCTTTCCGAAATATTCAAGCCCATATTCTGGATACCGGGGCACGAGCACCTGGAGTCGCACGGCGTCAACTGGCAGACGCTCATATTTATCGCCGGGATGATGATAATGGTGGAGGGGCTGGCTAAAGTGGGCTTTTTCCGCTGGATGTGCCTGGTAGTGGCCAAGGTGGTACACTACAAAGTCGTCCCCATCCTGGTGACATTCACGGTGCTGGCCGGCTTCCTTTCCATGTTTATCGACAGCATTACGGTGATGCTGTTTCTAGCCACCGTGACCATCGAGATATCCCGCATGTTGAAGTTCGACCCGGTGCCGGTAATAATATCGGAAATATTCGCTTCCAACATCGGGGGAAGCGCCACCATGTCCGGCGACCCGCCTAATATCATCATCGGCACGTCACTGGGCTACACCTTCACGGACTTCATAGCGAATACGGGCATCATCGCTCTGGCGGGCATGGCCGTCTGCCTGATATTCATTTTTTTCTCTTTCCGCAAGACGCTGAATGCTTCTTACGCGAAAAACAACGGCTCCGAGGCCCCCAAATACCCGGAACCACGGGAAGCCATTACCAACCGCGGCCTGTTCCTGCTACACACCGGGATATTCCTGGTAGTGATTGTCCTGCTGATTACACACGCCCAGACCGGCATTTCCGTGGCGTTAATAGGGGTAATCGCGGCGGCGCTGACGCTGGCGGCGGTGAACCGGGAAACACCGCATATCATGAAGAATGTGGACTGGCGTACGCTGCTGTTTTTCATCGGCCTGTTCATCTGCGTGGGCGGGCTGGAAGAAACGGGCGCGCTCAACCTGCTGGCCAACTTCATCGGCAAGGTATGCGGCGGCAACCTGACGGCGGCGATATCCATTATACTGTGGCTTTCAGCCATCGCTTCCTCCCTGGTCGATAACATCCCCTTCGCGGCGACGATGGTGCCGGTAATCAGCCAGCTGGCGCAGACGCAGGGTATGAACCTGCATCCCATAGCCTGGGCGCTGGCGCTGGGCACGGATATCGGCGGCAACGGCACGCCGATAGGCGCATCGGCCAACGTGGTGGGCACGGCTATTTCCGAACGGGAAGGCTACCCCATAAGCTGGGGCAAGTATCTCAGGTACGGGATACCTTTGATGATACTGGTCATCGGGCTCTGCAATTTGCTATTATTATGGAAATACTAA